A stretch of the Bacillus sp. B-jedd genome encodes the following:
- a CDS encoding RNA polymerase sigma factor: MSRKEIISEWFHQYSHDVYHFLIYYTGKSDVEDLVQETFIKALKGLERFNYNSSPKTWLFTIARNLAIDEARKKKNRIWDKIARFDQMAEGVAAETPETIFEENEQARELLTAIQKLKQNYREVVILRGIKELSVAETAAVLDWTEDMVRTNYSRALKALRNQKGGGLNERSGRIS; this comes from the coding sequence ATGTCGAGGAAAGAGATTATTTCGGAGTGGTTCCATCAGTACAGCCATGATGTTTATCATTTTTTGATTTATTATACGGGCAAAAGTGATGTCGAGGATCTTGTCCAGGAGACGTTCATCAAGGCGCTGAAAGGCCTAGAGCGTTTCAACTACAACTCAAGCCCGAAGACATGGCTGTTTACGATTGCTCGGAATTTGGCAATTGATGAGGCGAGGAAGAAGAAAAACAGGATTTGGGATAAAATCGCGCGGTTTGATCAAATGGCGGAAGGTGTCGCCGCGGAGACGCCGGAAACGATTTTTGAGGAAAATGAACAGGCGCGGGAGCTGCTGACGGCGATTCAGAAGCTGAAGCAGAATTACCGGGAAGTCGTGATTTTAAGGGGCATCAAGGAATTGAGTGTGGCGGAAACAGCTGCGGTACTGGATTGGACCGAGGACATGGTCAGGACGAATTATTCTCGCGCCCTGAAAGCGCTCCGCAATCAAAAAGGAGGTGGCCTCAATGAGCGGTCAGGAAGAATTTCGTGA
- the upp gene encoding uracil phosphoribosyltransferase encodes MKNIVLFDHPLIQHKLTFIRDKNTGTKEFRELVNEVAALMVYEITRSLPLKEITVETPVSQTTSKIISGKKLGIVPIMRAGLGMVDGILKLIPSAKVGHIGLYRDPETLMAVEYYAKLPSDINERELIVLDPMLATGGSSCAAIAALKKRGANSVKLMCICAAQQGIDIIHTEHPDVDIYLAALDENMNEKSYIVPGLGDAGDRLFGTK; translated from the coding sequence ATGAAAAATATAGTTTTGTTTGACCATCCTTTAATTCAACACAAACTAACCTTCATTCGCGATAAAAATACGGGGACAAAAGAGTTTCGCGAGTTAGTTAATGAAGTAGCAGCCTTAATGGTATATGAAATTACCAGAAGTCTTCCGCTTAAGGAAATTACAGTTGAGACCCCGGTCAGTCAGACGACATCAAAAATTATCAGTGGGAAAAAGTTAGGGATTGTGCCAATTATGCGAGCTGGCCTAGGAATGGTTGATGGAATCCTCAAATTAATTCCCTCGGCAAAAGTTGGCCATATCGGACTGTACCGTGACCCCGAAACTCTCATGGCTGTAGAATATTACGCCAAACTCCCATCTGATATCAACGAGAGGGAACTTATCGTTTTGGACCCTATGCTGGCAACAGGCGGATCATCCTGCGCTGCAATTGCGGCTTTAAAAAAACGTGGAGCAAATAGTGTTAAACTTATGTGTATCTGTGCGGCCCAGCAAGGCATTGATATCATACACACCGAACATCCAGACGTGGATATTTACCTGGCTGCCCTAGACGAGAACATGAATGAAAAAAGCTATATTGTTCCTGGCCTTGGAGATGCGGGAGATCGTTTATTTGGTACCAAATAA
- a CDS encoding PucR family transcriptional regulator, translating into MTIKDILELKSFDKVKVIAGEEGMNNKINNVYFMEVPDIFSFIDSNGLLLTTLYPIAHDKEAIERFLPKLVDKKISAIGIKPGRYIDEIPQVMLDQANTLDLPLLVLPDDANLSVLSNGILEALLDKKNSMLEFRDDVHNQLIKLLLEGSDLTKLVKSLSAIIKSPVLLINERLELITSSINPKQISVEKRVAIKQSYRNVENIKDTIQISIYGHNHLEEDIIFNPIIAGEECLGYFIALPSNLEYRINIKVALEQASLLSAFLFLKEEAVLQKERNHLDSFVRDLLNQKIKSQLEIMQKAKVFKWDLDFPVILLNIEELSNDESIKKGFYAQMKDIEMIERIISEKLDLPLQKCKVIHHDDGLICFISVLFENRKNERLRVACESVINYYKNKYKLGISKSRIVEKLTDLKEAYDEAKVATKIFRILEKKEAFIRSYDDLGVYKIIHHISDRNVLKEYVNSKIGVLLNTPDTDMLDMISCLIKNNFNLQKTAKELFIHYNTLRYRLEKLKESGIDFNNGFDLAEVALAYKIHIYLELGK; encoded by the coding sequence GTGACAATAAAGGATATTTTAGAGCTTAAAAGTTTCGATAAGGTTAAAGTTATTGCTGGCGAGGAAGGTATGAATAATAAGATTAATAATGTATATTTTATGGAAGTGCCTGATATATTCAGTTTTATTGATAGTAATGGCCTGTTACTGACGACTCTTTATCCAATAGCCCATGATAAAGAAGCAATTGAGCGATTTCTCCCCAAATTGGTTGATAAAAAGATTTCAGCTATTGGCATTAAACCTGGCCGATATATAGATGAAATTCCACAGGTCATGCTTGATCAAGCCAATACGTTAGATTTGCCTCTGTTAGTCCTTCCTGACGATGCAAACCTTTCAGTATTAAGTAATGGTATTTTAGAGGCCTTGCTCGATAAGAAAAATTCCATGCTCGAATTCAGAGATGATGTACATAACCAATTGATTAAACTTCTACTGGAAGGTTCAGATCTCACAAAACTGGTAAAATCACTCTCGGCTATAATTAAATCGCCTGTTCTGTTAATTAACGAGCGTCTGGAATTAATTACGAGTTCGATTAATCCTAAGCAAATTTCAGTAGAAAAAAGAGTTGCAATCAAACAATCCTATAGGAACGTTGAAAATATTAAAGACACTATCCAGATAAGTATATATGGACATAATCATTTGGAAGAAGACATCATTTTTAATCCCATTATTGCGGGAGAGGAGTGTTTAGGTTATTTTATCGCTTTGCCCAGCAATTTGGAGTATAGAATAAATATAAAAGTAGCATTGGAACAGGCATCCTTACTTTCCGCATTTTTATTTTTGAAGGAAGAAGCAGTTTTGCAAAAGGAAAGAAACCACCTCGATTCATTTGTCAGAGACTTGCTAAATCAAAAAATAAAATCCCAGCTAGAAATAATGCAAAAAGCAAAGGTATTTAAATGGGATTTAGATTTCCCTGTTATTCTCTTAAACATTGAGGAACTGAGCAACGATGAATCTATCAAAAAGGGATTTTATGCTCAAATGAAGGATATAGAAATGATTGAAAGAATTATATCGGAAAAATTGGATTTACCACTCCAAAAATGTAAAGTAATTCATCATGATGATGGACTGATTTGTTTTATTAGTGTGCTATTTGAAAATAGGAAGAATGAGAGGCTTCGTGTGGCCTGTGAAAGTGTTATTAATTATTATAAAAACAAGTATAAATTGGGGATTTCTAAATCGAGAATTGTAGAAAAGCTGACCGATTTAAAAGAAGCCTATGATGAAGCGAAGGTAGCCACTAAAATCTTTAGAATTTTAGAGAAAAAGGAAGCTTTTATTAGAAGCTATGATGACCTTGGGGTTTATAAAATTATTCACCATATTAGTGATAGAAACGTTCTGAAGGAATATGTTAATTCTAAAATAGGTGTCCTGTTGAATACGCCGGATACAGATATGCTTGATATGATTTCTTGTTTAATAAAGAATAATTTCAATTTGCAGAAGACAGCAAAAGAGCTTTTTATCCATTACAATACGCTGAGATACAGACTTGAAAAGTTAAAGGAAAGCGGAATTGATTTTAATAATGGTTTTGATCTCGCGGAAGTAGCCCTGGCTTATAAAATTCATATTTATCTGGAACTAGGCAAATAA
- a CDS encoding purine/pyrimidine permease, with the protein MKSTFTSLQWFLYIVSGSIVVPVAIGTLYGLTGQDSIDFVSRTFFVLALTGLLQITFGHKLPINEGPAGLWWGFFILYAGIGKTLYSSSLETLQVLETALFISGIMAIIMTSFGLVNHLAKFFTATVIGTYLILLIVQLSGAFLTAMLGISSNGTVNLKLLLLSAFTAILSFWLNRSHKFSQYSIIISLGIGWAIYRIFDLGSHTVAKTAHIFKLPSMFVFGPPKFEAGMLPIIFLITVLLLTNMIASIKVVEKVIKHYTSKSQKSSIIKSGIVMGLGQILGGLFSTMGTVSISGAAGFIQTSKIYNKTPFVIGSLLVLIASLLSPIMAFISTLPVAVGYAAILPVYVEILTLGLRELFQNEEIDKVVKKVTVPLFTGIGLMFVPLDAFSSLHPIAVTLLSNGLVVGTLMILFVEIASRNKTRLQKAE; encoded by the coding sequence TTGAAAAGTACATTTACATCGCTGCAGTGGTTTTTATATATTGTTTCAGGAAGCATTGTTGTTCCTGTTGCAATAGGAACCCTTTACGGCTTGACAGGACAGGATTCAATCGATTTTGTTTCAAGGACATTTTTTGTATTAGCGTTAACTGGCCTTCTTCAAATTACCTTTGGCCATAAACTGCCAATTAATGAGGGGCCTGCAGGACTTTGGTGGGGTTTTTTTATTTTGTATGCGGGAATTGGGAAGACATTATATAGTTCCTCTCTAGAAACTTTACAAGTGCTTGAAACGGCCCTTTTCATTAGCGGGATAATGGCAATCATAATGACGTCATTTGGATTGGTTAACCATTTAGCAAAGTTTTTCACGGCCACAGTTATCGGTACTTATCTAATATTGTTGATTGTCCAATTAAGCGGTGCCTTTCTAACAGCTATGTTGGGAATTTCATCGAATGGTACAGTTAACCTAAAACTTTTACTACTTTCAGCTTTTACCGCAATTTTATCTTTTTGGTTAAACAGAAGTCATAAATTCAGCCAATACAGTATCATTATCAGTCTTGGAATAGGCTGGGCTATCTATAGAATTTTCGATCTTGGCTCCCATACTGTTGCAAAAACTGCCCATATTTTCAAACTTCCATCCATGTTTGTATTCGGTCCTCCAAAGTTTGAAGCAGGAATGCTCCCAATTATCTTTCTAATCACAGTTCTACTGCTTACAAATATGATTGCAAGTATTAAAGTGGTCGAGAAGGTCATCAAACACTATACATCAAAATCACAAAAATCCAGTATTATTAAATCAGGTATCGTTATGGGTCTCGGGCAAATACTGGGCGGTTTATTTTCCACAATGGGGACGGTTTCTATTTCTGGAGCTGCAGGTTTTATACAGACAAGCAAAATTTATAATAAAACACCTTTTGTTATTGGTTCCTTACTAGTTTTAATTGCAAGCCTCCTCTCTCCAATTATGGCCTTTATTTCCACATTACCTGTAGCAGTAGGCTATGCTGCAATTCTTCCAGTATATGTAGAAATTTTAACTCTGGGATTACGTGAACTATTTCAAAATGAAGAAATTGACAAAGTGGTTAAGAAGGTTACCGTTCCACTTTTCACAGGAATTGGGTTGATGTTTGTTCCATTGGATGCTTTTTCTTCCTTGCACCCTATTGCTGTTACACTACTAAGCAATGGACTGGTAGTCGGTACCTTAATGATTTTATTTGTCGAGATAGCAAGCAGGAATAAGACCAGGTTACAAAAAGCAGAATAA
- a CDS encoding xanthine permease, translated as MTQQKVKIWTKGDIDGFFGLFTNNLTNLLIMAGLLNLSIGLPAKLVYGEILPAVGLSIFVSSIFYTYMAYRLSKCEKRLDVTALPTGVSVPHMFLIVFLIMGPVYWKSGDPYLAWFTGLTWCLINGLIAMSGSIIGPKLRDILPRPAMLGTLTGVSLTFIVMTPAMNTWEVPYIGFVSLVIILLGWFGKVNAPFKIPIGLVAIVVGTIIGWATGYMDIKAVTDSFNHIGFSLPAFSVSRLIDGFGVALPFLASAVPLGIYNFMETIDNLESASVAGDHYNTRQALVFDATSTIVASLFGSPFPIAVYIGHAGWKEAGARIGYSWMTGLSVLILTWLGLISLLHTLIPLVAILPILIYIGLIIGAQAFQSTDKKYAPAIILAMIPWLANWGQNIIDTAINAAQTTAKEIGFSAIAQSGLNYSGMVTLGAGAIIVGMIWSSILVFIIDQNFKNAGIASLVGSLLSFFGIIHYETVSFAVGTEMSLSYLVISFIFIMLHIKKNKRYLGGIIHDKTINNESEAI; from the coding sequence ATGACCCAGCAGAAGGTAAAAATTTGGACTAAAGGTGATATAGATGGCTTTTTTGGGTTGTTCACAAATAATTTAACTAATCTTTTAATTATGGCTGGATTACTGAATCTGTCCATTGGCTTGCCTGCAAAACTAGTTTACGGAGAGATTCTTCCTGCTGTCGGTCTCTCAATTTTTGTTAGTAGTATTTTCTACACCTATATGGCCTATAGGCTTTCAAAATGTGAAAAAAGGCTGGATGTGACCGCTCTTCCAACTGGAGTGAGTGTCCCGCATATGTTTTTAATTGTTTTTCTAATTATGGGCCCTGTTTATTGGAAAAGTGGTGATCCTTATCTAGCATGGTTTACTGGTTTAACCTGGTGTTTGATCAATGGATTAATAGCCATGAGTGGGTCTATAATAGGCCCGAAATTAAGGGATATTCTTCCCCGGCCTGCTATGTTAGGTACCTTAACGGGTGTGTCTTTAACGTTTATTGTTATGACTCCTGCTATGAACACATGGGAAGTTCCCTATATCGGCTTTGTTTCATTGGTTATTATCCTTCTAGGTTGGTTTGGGAAAGTTAACGCGCCGTTTAAAATTCCCATCGGCTTAGTGGCTATTGTAGTCGGTACCATCATAGGCTGGGCTACAGGTTATATGGATATTAAAGCTGTTACAGATTCTTTTAATCATATAGGATTTTCCTTACCTGCATTTTCTGTAAGCCGTTTAATAGATGGTTTCGGTGTTGCTCTTCCATTCCTAGCATCTGCTGTACCACTTGGTATATATAATTTCATGGAAACTATTGATAATTTGGAAAGTGCCTCCGTAGCTGGTGACCATTATAACACGCGACAAGCTCTGGTCTTTGATGCAACCTCCACAATAGTAGCAAGTTTATTCGGAAGTCCGTTTCCAATCGCTGTATATATTGGACATGCAGGCTGGAAGGAAGCAGGCGCCAGGATAGGTTATTCCTGGATGACTGGTCTCTCGGTTCTGATATTAACCTGGCTTGGATTAATTTCACTCTTACACACATTAATTCCATTAGTCGCTATTTTGCCGATTCTTATCTATATAGGTTTAATTATCGGGGCACAGGCATTCCAATCGACGGATAAAAAATATGCACCTGCAATTATACTCGCAATGATACCTTGGCTGGCAAACTGGGGACAAAATATTATTGATACAGCAATAAATGCAGCTCAAACGACAGCAAAGGAAATTGGCTTTAGTGCAATTGCACAGTCAGGCCTCAATTATAGTGGCATGGTAACCCTTGGTGCGGGAGCTATTATAGTAGGAATGATTTGGTCTAGTATTCTAGTTTTTATTATTGATCAGAATTTTAAAAACGCAGGTATCGCAAGTTTAGTGGGCTCATTATTATCCTTTTTTGGGATTATTCATTATGAAACTGTATCTTTCGCTGTTGGAACTGAAATGTCACTCAGTTATTTGGTGATTAGTTTCATTTTTATTATGTTGCATATAAAAAAAAATAAACGTTATTTAGGAGGAATCATCCATGACAAAACAATTAACAATGAAAGCGAAGCCATTTGA
- a CDS encoding cysteine hydrolase family protein translates to MTKQLTMKAKPFDFEFNPEHTALVIIDMQRDFCYPGGFGEKLGNDITLTRSIIPQLQRVLEKARESGLTVIHTREGHRQDLSDCPPSKLNRGKKQGAGIGDEGPMGRILVRGEYGHDIVDELKPVNGEIIIDKPGKGAFYRTDLDLILKNKEITHLLVGGVTTHVCVQTTIREANDRGYECLLLEDCAAAFDPQDHEDSIRMIHQQGGIFGWTAPSESLLKVL, encoded by the coding sequence ATGACAAAACAATTAACAATGAAAGCGAAGCCATTTGATTTTGAGTTTAATCCCGAACATACTGCCCTTGTAATTATTGATATGCAACGTGACTTTTGTTACCCGGGAGGATTTGGTGAAAAACTTGGAAATGATATTACTTTAACAAGGTCTATAATTCCCCAGTTGCAAAGGGTTTTGGAAAAAGCACGGGAGTCTGGCTTAACTGTTATTCATACCCGTGAAGGACATAGACAAGATCTCTCTGATTGTCCGCCTAGTAAGTTGAACAGAGGAAAGAAGCAAGGGGCAGGTATCGGCGATGAAGGACCAATGGGAAGGATTTTGGTTCGTGGCGAATATGGTCATGATATTGTTGACGAATTAAAACCTGTTAATGGAGAGATTATTATTGACAAGCCTGGTAAGGGTGCTTTTTATAGAACGGACTTAGATCTCATATTAAAAAATAAAGAAATAACTCATTTGCTAGTTGGTGGAGTTACAACACATGTTTGTGTCCAGACTACTATTCGGGAAGCAAATGACAGGGGCTATGAATGTTTATTATTGGAGGATTGTGCGGCTGCTTTCGATCCTCAAGATCACGAAGATTCCATTAGAATGATACACCAGCAGGGTGGTATTTTTGGGTGGACAGCCCCCTCTGAAAGTTTATTAAAAGTGTTGTAA
- the fdrA gene encoding acyl-CoA synthetase FdrA, with product MSVKVITKKNSYYDSVTLMSLSGKVQLHEGVQEAIVSMGTAMNKELLENVGLLTDEAKSASENDLIIAIRTDSEEVTNQIVELIDEQLNSRKSSKKKGARAVKTINAAVAEMPDANMAVISVPGEFAAREARQALEQGLNVMLFSDNVSLEDEKSLKELASEKGLFVMGPDCGTAIINQVGLCFANEVRKGNIGIVGASGTGIQEVTVQINRLGFGITQAIGTGGRDLHESIGGIMMLQGLNVLIKDEQTEVIVLISKPPALPVQEKILNEVKKSPKPVVVCFIDGEAGEVEKAGATFAPTLFEAAKSAVQLVDPEFEFKSEFTEKQIDWIEEAKNKSAGSQKYIRGLFCGGTLTAESLAILRRYTSYLKSNVAKKSAEKLEDIKTSIGNTLLDLGDDAFTVGKPHPMIEPSLRNKRILQEASDPETAVLLLDFELGYGSHESPVGETLETIKKAQKFAGENGRTLPVVAYILGTPLDKQDYFEQEKALVEAGVLVAKSNEEATILAAKLIQ from the coding sequence ATGTCTGTAAAAGTGATAACTAAGAAAAATTCCTATTATGACTCTGTAACATTGATGTCACTATCTGGGAAGGTCCAACTCCATGAGGGGGTACAGGAAGCGATAGTTTCAATGGGAACAGCCATGAACAAGGAATTGTTAGAAAATGTAGGATTATTAACTGATGAAGCTAAAAGCGCTTCTGAAAATGATTTGATTATTGCAATCAGAACTGATTCGGAAGAAGTTACTAATCAAATAGTTGAACTAATCGATGAACAGCTCAACTCAAGAAAAAGTTCGAAGAAAAAGGGTGCTAGGGCTGTAAAAACGATAAATGCCGCAGTAGCTGAAATGCCGGACGCAAACATGGCGGTAATTTCTGTTCCCGGAGAATTTGCTGCACGTGAAGCAAGGCAAGCGCTAGAGCAAGGGTTAAACGTAATGCTCTTCAGTGACAATGTTTCTCTCGAAGATGAAAAATCATTGAAAGAACTTGCCAGTGAGAAAGGATTATTTGTAATGGGGCCTGATTGCGGCACGGCAATCATTAATCAAGTTGGCCTTTGTTTTGCAAATGAAGTTCGAAAAGGAAATATTGGCATAGTTGGCGCCTCAGGAACGGGAATTCAGGAAGTTACTGTCCAAATAAACCGTTTGGGTTTTGGAATTACCCAAGCGATTGGGACAGGGGGACGGGACCTTCATGAGTCAATTGGCGGTATTATGATGCTCCAAGGGTTGAATGTCCTAATAAAGGATGAACAGACTGAAGTGATTGTTTTAATCTCTAAGCCACCTGCGTTGCCAGTCCAAGAAAAGATCCTCAACGAGGTGAAAAAATCTCCCAAACCGGTTGTTGTCTGTTTTATTGATGGCGAAGCTGGTGAAGTGGAAAAAGCGGGGGCAACATTTGCTCCAACATTGTTTGAAGCAGCCAAGTCTGCAGTCCAACTAGTAGATCCCGAATTTGAATTTAAATCTGAGTTCACGGAAAAACAAATTGACTGGATAGAAGAGGCGAAAAATAAGTCTGCAGGTTCCCAAAAATACATTAGAGGCCTTTTTTGCGGGGGCACTTTAACTGCTGAATCTTTAGCAATTCTGCGTAGATATACTAGTTACTTAAAGAGTAATGTGGCAAAGAAAAGTGCTGAGAAACTTGAAGATATTAAAACTAGCATAGGAAATACCTTACTCGATCTTGGGGATGATGCCTTTACTGTTGGAAAACCGCATCCGATGATTGAACCATCGCTAAGAAATAAAAGAATTTTGCAGGAAGCCTCAGATCCTGAGACGGCAGTTTTATTGCTGGATTTTGAGTTGGGGTATGGGTCACATGAAAGTCCAGTAGGAGAAACACTTGAAACAATCAAAAAGGCACAAAAATTTGCAGGTGAAAATGGTCGCACTCTTCCGGTTGTAGCTTATATTTTAGGAACGCCACTTGATAAACAAGATTATTTTGAGCAAGAAAAGGCTTTGGTTGAAGCAGGAGTATTAGTAGCAAAAAGTAATGAGGAAGCAACTATTTTAGCTGCAAAGCTAATTCAATAA
- a CDS encoding DUF1116 domain-containing protein has translation MVVDTSLLFSQSLKVVNIGTSKFKDDLDLQRKEVIQVDWQPPAGGKLELVNALDNLSGKESIDAANDEVIRKIKEAHPILVDIDQAINVVPGMHAKKILHAGPPVKWDDMCGPMQGAVIGALIYEGLAKDEESARHLASSGEIDFAPCNEHSAVGPMAGIISASMPVHIIENATHGNKAYCTVNEGLGKVLRFGAFSAEVINRLKWIEKTYMPSLKKTLAVSKGIDIKSIIAQSLHMGDECHNRNKASTALFFREITDSFLQAGLNEKDLKESLAFIKNNEHYFLNLSMPACKVSLEAGHGVPNSTVVTTMARNGVEFGIRVSGMGKNQWFTAPANIVDGLMFPGYTKADAAPDLGDSAITETMGIGGFAMGGAPAIVQFVGGVVEDAIDYSTQMYEITVGENNNYSLPSLDFRGSAFGIDIRKVIETGILPVINTGMAHKVAGVGQVGAGIVNPPFECFEKALIDFEKVYRQEV, from the coding sequence ATGGTGGTCGATACTAGTTTATTATTCAGTCAATCTCTTAAAGTAGTCAATATAGGCACTTCAAAATTTAAAGATGATTTGGATCTTCAGCGGAAAGAAGTTATTCAAGTAGACTGGCAGCCTCCTGCCGGTGGAAAACTCGAGCTCGTTAATGCACTTGATAATCTTTCAGGCAAAGAATCAATAGATGCAGCCAATGATGAAGTAATTAGAAAAATTAAAGAAGCCCACCCCATCCTTGTCGATATTGACCAAGCTATTAATGTTGTTCCTGGTATGCATGCCAAGAAAATCTTGCATGCAGGCCCTCCTGTAAAGTGGGATGATATGTGTGGACCTATGCAGGGAGCTGTTATCGGCGCCTTAATCTATGAAGGCCTTGCTAAAGATGAGGAATCAGCGAGACATCTTGCTTCATCTGGGGAAATTGACTTTGCACCTTGCAATGAGCATTCTGCTGTTGGACCAATGGCAGGAATCATCTCTGCCTCGATGCCGGTCCATATCATTGAAAATGCCACTCATGGAAATAAGGCGTATTGTACAGTAAATGAAGGTTTAGGCAAAGTCCTCCGCTTTGGTGCATTTTCCGCTGAGGTAATTAACCGCCTAAAATGGATCGAGAAAACGTATATGCCTTCATTAAAAAAGACTCTTGCTGTAAGCAAAGGAATCGATATAAAATCTATCATCGCTCAATCCCTTCACATGGGGGATGAATGCCATAATAGAAATAAAGCATCTACAGCCCTTTTCTTTAGAGAAATCACTGATTCCTTTTTACAAGCAGGTCTAAACGAGAAAGACCTAAAAGAATCGCTTGCATTCATTAAAAATAATGAACATTATTTCTTAAATCTATCCATGCCTGCCTGTAAGGTATCGCTTGAAGCAGGACATGGGGTTCCTAATTCTACGGTAGTCACAACTATGGCAAGGAATGGCGTGGAGTTTGGAATTCGCGTAAGCGGGATGGGAAAAAACCAATGGTTTACCGCCCCGGCAAATATTGTGGATGGTTTAATGTTCCCTGGCTATACAAAAGCTGATGCCGCTCCAGACCTTGGCGATAGTGCGATAACCGAGACGATGGGTATAGGTGGTTTTGCAATGGGAGGAGCCCCTGCCATTGTCCAGTTTGTTGGCGGGGTTGTTGAGGATGCCATTGATTATAGTACGCAAATGTATGAAATAACAGTAGGTGAAAACAACAACTATTCATTACCGAGTCTTGACTTCAGGGGATCTGCGTTTGGAATTGATATTCGCAAGGTAATTGAAACAGGAATCCTGCCAGTGATTAATACGGGTATGGCTCATAAGGTAGCAGGCGTTGGCCAAGTAGGTGCAGGGATTGTTAATCCTCCATTTGAATGTTTTGAAAAGGCCCTAATAGACTTTGAAAAAGTTTACCGTCAGGAGGTTTAA
- the arcC gene encoding carbamate kinase — MSKIMIALGGNALGSSPEEQLTLVMEASKPIVDLVEQGHEVVIAHGNGPQVGMIHMAMEIAAGHNKSIPTVPMAECVAMSQGYIGYHLQNAIREELHNRNIAKSVVSLITQVVVDKTDDAFFSPTKPIGIYYSEEEAKLFQAAGTPMVEDSGRGYRKVIPSPLPIKIVETDAVRTLVENGHIVITVGGGGIPVLEDGTSLTGVQAVIDKDSASEKMAEELDLDYLFILTAVERVAINFGKSNQEDLEYVSVDEARMWIEEGQFPPGSMLPKVQSAIRFVESKKGRKAVISSLEKAKEAILGKTGTTFYNKV; from the coding sequence ATGAGCAAAATAATGATTGCTCTCGGAGGTAATGCGCTAGGGTCTAGTCCTGAAGAACAATTGACACTCGTAATGGAAGCATCAAAACCAATAGTTGATTTGGTGGAACAGGGGCATGAGGTAGTTATTGCCCATGGAAATGGGCCGCAGGTGGGGATGATCCACATGGCGATGGAGATTGCTGCCGGCCATAATAAATCAATTCCCACCGTTCCTATGGCCGAGTGTGTGGCTATGAGCCAAGGGTATATTGGATATCATTTGCAAAATGCTATCAGAGAAGAACTTCATAATCGAAACATTGCTAAAAGTGTAGTTTCACTAATTACACAAGTTGTTGTTGATAAAACAGATGATGCATTTTTTAGCCCGACAAAGCCAATAGGCATCTATTATTCGGAGGAAGAGGCAAAACTCTTTCAGGCAGCAGGAACCCCAATGGTAGAAGATTCAGGCCGGGGCTATAGAAAGGTGATTCCATCCCCACTTCCTATAAAAATAGTGGAAACTGATGCAGTTAGAACGCTAGTGGAAAATGGGCATATTGTCATTACTGTCGGAGGAGGCGGAATTCCTGTTTTGGAGGATGGAACTTCCTTAACTGGTGTACAAGCCGTTATTGATAAGGACTCGGCAAGCGAAAAAATGGCTGAAGAACTAGATTTGGATTATCTATTTATCCTAACTGCTGTAGAGAGGGTTGCCATTAACTTTGGAAAATCAAATCAAGAAGACTTGGAATATGTCTCGGTAGATGAAGCAAGGATGTGGATAGAAGAAGGCCAATTTCCTCCAGGAAGCATGCTGCCAAAGGTTCAATCCGCTATTCGATTTGTAGAATCTAAAAAAGGCAGAAAAGCAGTGATATCCTCTCTGGAAAAAGCAAAGGAAGCTATACTTGGAAAAACAGGAACGACATTTTACAATAAAGTTTAA
- a CDS encoding cytochrome c-type biogenesis protein CcmH, which produces MKRLMFMLSVLLLFSSQNVFADEEISHNTFDYGDPVFLETVNMLSMEEHGTHDYASCSVKQVYYQEVAGMFQQGMTKDEIIDYYLKNQGVQALNAPPKEGFNLTLWALPFTALFLFSFFIFLFIKKWKRNAAKGLSTGSANLDEMEEELYASLIDKERKKYL; this is translated from the coding sequence GTGAAAAGACTGATGTTTATGCTATCCGTACTGCTTTTATTTTCTTCGCAAAATGTTTTCGCTGATGAGGAAATTTCACACAATACGTTTGATTACGGCGATCCGGTTTTTCTTGAAACAGTCAATATGCTGTCGATGGAAGAGCATGGAACCCACGATTATGCCAGCTGCAGCGTCAAGCAGGTTTATTATCAGGAAGTCGCCGGGATGTTCCAGCAAGGCATGACCAAGGATGAAATCATTGATTACTATTTAAAAAACCAGGGAGTCCAGGCATTGAATGCCCCGCCAAAGGAAGGCTTCAATCTCACCTTATGGGCTCTTCCCTTTACAGCCTTGTTCCTCTTCAGCTTCTTTATCTTTCTTTTTATTAAAAAGTGGAAAAGGAACGCAGCGAAAGGGCTTTCCACCGGCTCAGCCAACCTCGATGAGATGGAGGAAGAGCTATACGCATCGCTCATTGATAAAGAGAGGAAGAAATATTTATAA